The sequence CTGTTGAAAAAAAGCACAAAGCATTATGAGCaactaaatttctgaattttgatgtgcaggCTACAGGCGAGGAGAGGTTGCTGCAATTGAACGAGCTTGAGGAGCTAAGGTTGGATGCATATGAGAATACCAGAATTTACAaggaaaaaacaaaaatatggcATGATCAAGACATCGTTTCACGTGAGTTTGAGGTAGGCCAAACTGTTTTATACCCTGTTTAGACAGCTcatgtaatcccttctcacttacatgtccaagcctTAGATGCCATAGCTTGGTTCTGTCTTGCTGTTCCTGAATACTTGTTGTACTTTCAATAATCGTTTCACCTTGTAGTACATACAAGAGGTTCCTCTTGACAGCCTTCATAACAACCAGAGATCCTTTAGACACTGGGCTACTGCCTGCtcctgatttgaatgaatatcctgagcatcaagtgttccccatgatatcaagtttctcttcaactcgggCACATATCTCACCTTGGTGAGTACTCTGTCGATCCCATCATTCATCCTTATTCTAATATTTCCAAAGCCCTTTATCctgcatgattgattatttcccgacagtaccatgccctgatccgattcctccaatttttcaaaccaagatcttataggaAACATGTGAAAGGAGCATCCTGAATCCAGTATCCACTCATGGTTCTGATCACCTTTAgaaaccaccaatacttctgctgagtcatatccatctATAGCTACTGCCAGAGTACCATCTTCtttgggtttagggtttagggtctcttctgctgagtcatatccatctATAGCTACGGCCAGTATCCACTCACGGTCTCTTCGCAGATGTCCAACCTTCTGACAAGCATAGCACTTCATATTACCCAAATTTCTGTTCTGgtatcttccttgactcttcgatctggACTTTGGCCTGTATTTCCCATTGGATGTCCTCTTATCACTTCAGCCCCTTGCCGTAAGACCTTCTCCCtgtgattcagtgtttgtgTTTGATTTTCTCTGAAGTTTCTTGCATTGAATAACagacataacttcttccaatgttatcgtctgttctcttccatatagcaaaacatccctgaaattttcatatgctttaggaagagcattcagaagtatcaacgcccgatcttcatcctcaagctttacttctatattctccaagtcatccaatatcttggtgaattcttcGATCTGGTCTTCAAGGTTCTTCTCATCCTTGATCACAAAGGAATACAATCTCTGTTTCATGTACAGACGATTAGCCAGGGATTTTGTCATGTataaatttttgagtttaagccACACCGCCGCTGCAGATTCTTCTCTGGCCACCTCCCGAAGAGGTCTATCACCGAGACAGAGAATCATTGCACTGTGTGCTTTCTCGAGtaattcatccttgttctttatctcatcagacatctcctccttcttcttaagagcttccaccaatccttgttgtatcaggattgcccgcatcttaattctccagagcgagaaatcgttcttgcctgtaaacttctcaatatcaaacttcattgatcccaccatctttgCTTAGTTTCTCACAGACGGTGCCaattgttaggaatcaatccgaaaTTTGGTTATCGAGAATTCACCAAGCAAATGAAACACACAGATAAGAACAATACCCCAGAAATCAGATAAAACCAACGCACATAGATCAATCAACCAACTCACGCGAAAACGATTAAAcgacgcaagtatttacgtggttcggcaatgaatttgcctacgtccatGGGAGAGCAAtacaacacttttattaatcaccaacagaacaacccaagctcaagaacagagcttattaTAGAGATGGACTCAGACAAACTatcaagctagatacagacatgattcaagctattgatacttgaatcttcccgtcacaatctacgCTTAGTTTTTTCCTCCGAAATCTATCCTTCTTCTCTCACAATATATTCCgaagaattttgattttctgttattctcGTTGCGGACAGCTTctatctgcttatatagagaattacaccgactttcatcttggactttaggtcaacagtaacttacgaCCCAAATATAAAGTCAACCTGGTCCAGCTcgataagccttcattcatTAGTCTGATCTGCCCTCGTATTtcgatctgcatcgatctgcctgcaagcgtatagcttctcggacacttcatctgacttctaaccaaatcacaatactcgagcaatatatctgcatgaactcatccgaagactcatctgaccatcacatcgatctgatcccaATATTCGATCTgggccatgaactcatctgatcaccgagctcatctgatctgtactattcgatccgatctcttctctatactcattcaatctgatagaagcatactacAACAGGTTTTTTATGCAATTGTTCAATCATTGAAATAAAGTTGATGTTTGATGAAAATACTGAAAAACCAACTAATaactggttttttttttttttttttttgctcatATACTCAACTAATAATTAGCTTTCTGCCTGAGGTCAACTCTACTAGCtgaaaaaataatgaatgtCCCGATTGGATTATTAGGATACTATTGCTCTTGTGGAATCTGTTTAGTTAATGGACCATACTCAGCATAGCTAATTTTTTGGGAATACATTTTTTGTTCACTAACAAGcgtatattatatttattttatttaacatcaAAACTTGACGGTTTTCCAATTCAAGTTTCTTTCCTTACGTAAGGAGGTGATACTGCAAAGAAGGAAATTTATCCCCTAGAAGATATCACCAATTATATCCCGGCCACAATCAACTAATTTTAATCCCTATAGTTGAGATATAATTGACTAAGAAatgaatttgatttaattttcgaaaacttTGCCTCAAGCTGAAGCACAAGTCAAAGATATGAAATTTAATGATAACTTTTTCTTCGATGCAATGAATTCATCAAATATGCCACTAAGTTCACACTTCTTGTGGTTACTCCACATATTTTTGGTTCCACCATAAACTTCTTAACTCTCACTCATTTATTCCCTTATCTAATTCAAGACCAAAAATTTCTGATCATGTGAGGCTTTCAAGGGTTTGACTATGCCAATGGGTTGCATCCACGGGTAAAAAGCATGCTAATATCCAGAGCATTGTTATTTTGCGATTAAAATGTGGATATCCATTGAGTATTCTATGGGATGAGAAATAGTCAATTCAAGAAATTTGAAATCGTGTTCGAAATATGAAGCATTTTAGGTGTCCACCATCTATGATGCCTAGTATGGGAAGAAATACTGCCCCCATAAAAAGGTGCCGGATTGGAGATGGCTTGATACCATATGAAAGAAACTAAAAAAAAGATATAATGGGGAAAACAAATCTAGctaccattttttttttattgagatgCATCCCACAAAAAGATTAGAATATACAAAGAGAAATAGAAGATGAAAATATTAGGGTTTGAGAACGAACAACATTGCAGAGGTTTAATTTGTGGAAGAAACCTTGGAGGTAAGTAGGGGTGTCAAAACTCAACCCAACCCGTCAATTCGACACGAGTCGATCCGAAAAATATCAGATTAGGGTTGGGGGTTTTTGGGTTTGGGTCCAATCGGGTTGACCcgaaacttttaattattattattatttatataaaattaagataaatttacTACATTTTTATACgttttatgtttgaaaaaaaaatattgtatattgatataatatattttcgtcatttaatttttatgttgtacaatttttatttttaaaaataattttttattttttgtaataagtgtaatttaaattttctacaactaaaagttcaaatttaaattatatataagcttagattttgttattatgtgattaaattaaatattaatattattattgtgtgttttgagtttttatttaattattttttaaaaaataaaaaaattaaatctggTTGATCAGGTTATGCGGGTTAGTCGGGTTCGGGGCAATTCAAATCATCCGACTCAAAAAAGAATTTTTGCACACATACTCAAGTTATTAGAGGAAAACTAAACTCCTTCAGTTTGCCGGCACACTCAATCGAGAAAGCAAACATAAAGCATCTTGAAGTCTATCATCTGAGAGTCGAAGAACACAAGCACAAGTATTTAAGCATGCAGATCAGTGAAGATCAACCAGTGCTAAGTGTTGGGTAATAACAAGTGTTGTATCAGTGATAAAATAGTTGAGGTGCTGCAAATCTCATTGTAACAAGAAGTAGTCGTGAACTATGTTCTTGAGTGTTTCTAGGAGTTTTGAGATAGAAAGTGTGTGTAAGTCCTAGTTTTGGAATGAGATGTTGCAAGTTTATTAATTGTAATAGTCAAATTCTTCTAGAGTGAACTCTTCCGACGCGAAAGAAGGGGTAAAGAAGTTTTTGAAATCTTCGAATATCCATAAATAAACTTCGGTGTTCTTACTTTCAGTATATCACATTCACACACTATTTATTCAATTACGGGTTCAATCTGTTTTGATCTCATTTCGCACTTATCTAGTTGGTCAATTAACATCGACACACAAGATTCAATTGATTAACCTCAACTAAAATGGAATTAGTACTTTTTGTGGTAGATTACCATAGTGTTCTCAGTTGAGCAGAGAAAGAACTCCCATAAACCGATCATGTCACCAACACATCCTATCACTCCTTCAACCACCTCCATGTCATGTGTTTTAGTGGCATCCATGTTATAAGGGTGTACTCAGAATTCTGAAAATTAGTGCGTCAACAGCAACAACAGCAGCAACAAAGATGAAcaaagtcgaggcgagagaaactctctatccgcaagatgAAATTTcccgttaacagtgctcaacgttggctgcaatcgtctctaagatacaacgactattcaatcgagatatagcagcactacaaatatctcgatcttcgtcgaactaaaatatgtatcaactttttcttttgtgAGAGAGAGAGGGAAGAATTTGCATAGAAATCTGATATTCAATCGTTTGATGTTATCAGATGTTTTTGGATCATTTCTCTGCGTTATAacagtcatatatatatactatgacTCCAAAATACACGATTTATGGCGTAAGGATGCAACCAATGACAGAAAAAGGCCAAAAAAACGCAGCTTTTCGGACTGTAGAAGGCGCGCTCGGTCGGTtatttttgaccgatcgagcgcccCTCTTCTGGTAAACATTCTATCTCGCTTAAACCatggtgcgctcggtcggtaaaaTTTATGAAACTTACTGTCTCGGAAGACGAgggctgcgctcggtcggttgtttttaaccgatcgatcgcatttacaaaaataataaaatattattcttgaaccaaattttatccaaaaagaataattgATCACAAGACCTCGCCTCGCCACGCCCCGCCGCTCCGGCCAGCCGCACGCGCGcgcgtgtgtttgttgcatcgattagcgtcttgtccctttacaaaacatcggtgccctaagggcccaatcctaTAAGCCAATGTTGGATTATATAAGGTGAACAATACATTGAACATGTTTCAATGTGAGACAACTTTCCCTCCaaattatttcaccaaattcaaatttttgcatCAATTGGGATAAGCTCTTTGGACAAGTATACAAGCCTTTTGGACAAGTAATTCAAGCCCATTTCAtgccattttattcaaaaaattcattcaacattttttccaacaatcccccacatgaatgaatttAACGTATATTAGCATTCTCACTAAAAAGTCATTTTTAGTTATTGTTACATCAGGATAGGtagcttgtggctttgaacctatcttagtaaaatactatcggatttactagttgcatagtgacgcgatgtcttgaactagtcaaccgtttatgtaaaccaagacaatagtacatacataacaatactctaacatattttgttctcacgttgtgtctatttcggccctggaccatatcttagattcataagtgttgcaatcaaagcggccaatactttgcacttatataggtgatctcctatCAAGTATCCTGCATTACTCCAGCTCATaggtataggaatcattaaaagaaaacttaacctcaccatATTTTGCAGGTCATTTATACTTGAATATTTTAGGAATGGGCaagtaacaattccaagcactcaaactaatatttataacttagttgtcccattgaaccaaggttttgggatctccaattcttaaggttgggttaccgctataaatattttatgttgtggattttaaacccattcctccaagtagtttgtacatttgatctctatttatactttttgtaagcggatccgcaAAGTTTTCTTTTGACTTCACATAGTCAACCGAAATAACCCCATTCGAGATCAATTTGTCTTATGGTATTATGTCTTTGACGAGATGTCGATatttaccattgtacatactactttgtgctctTCTATTGCTGACTGACTGTCACAATGAATCGTAATGGAAGACACCAGTTTATTTCATCATGAAATATCTTCTAGAAAGTTTCGAAgccactcggcttcttctccagctTTATCTAGAGCAATGAACTCGGACTCCATAGTAGACCGAGCTATACAATTTTGTTTAGAGGATCTCCATGACACCACTCCTCCACCGATAGTGAACACATATCTACTCGTAGACTTGGAGTCTTTCAtgtcagaaatccaatttgcatcacaatatccttctaggaccgcaggatattttgtatacactatTTCATAACTTgaagtgtatttcaaatatccaagcactctCATTAGAGCTGTCCAATGATCCTCACTTGGATTACTTGTAAACCGACTATGTTTGTTTACAGTATATGCAAGATCAGGACGGGTACAGTTAATTAAGTACATTAAACTTCCTATCACCCTTGCATATTCCACTTGTAAAACAGGTTTTcctctatttttggctaaatgtgtACCCAACTCCATAGGTGTTCTAGCCGGAGGATGATTTGTGGCATTAAATCGTTCAAGAAACTTTTCTACATAATGAGTTTGGGATAACATAATTCCAGCAGGAATTCTAGAGACTTTAATCCCTAGAATTATATCACACAATCCCAAATTcttcatatcaaaattttttctcaacattttcttggttttcacaattaattcatggttgcttcccatgattaacatgtcatctacataaaggcaaacaattacatatgcatttataGTACCTTTAATATGGACACATTTGTCACTCTAATTTATTGTGAAACCATTGGACAACATTgcagtgtcaaacttttgatgccactgtttAGGTGCTTGTTTGAGTCCATACAAGGACTTGACAAGTTTACACACCTTTCCTTCTTTTTCGGGTACAATAaacccttctggttgttttatatatatttcttcttccAACTCTCCATTCAAAAAAGCatttttaacatccatttggtgTATCTCAAGATCACGCAATGCTGCAATAGCTATAAGAACACGGATGGATGTTATTCTAGAAATCGGAGAGTAGGTATCGAAGAAATCATATCCCTTTTTTGTCGAAAACCTTGAACCACtagtcgagctttatatttatctatagatccatcttctttgtatttccttttaagaatccacttggatcccaaaggtttacatcccggaggaagatcaaccaactcccacgtatgattttgcatgatggaatctatttaATTTTGTATGGCTTCCTTCCAAAAGGAGCCTCAGGATTCGATAAAGCCTCttgaagagttcttggttcattatctaacatgtatgttagaaaatcaggaccaaactATTTTTCAACTCTTACATGCTTGCTGCGTCTGGGTTCTTCTTTGGTTTGTGGAGTTTCAATTGTATTTTCATAAGTTCGCTTATTCGAActtatttctttcctttctttacatgaaaaaatattttcaaagaatacaGCATTCCTTGATTCCATAATTGTGCCTTTATGTACATCAGGAATCGTTGAATTATGTACTAAAAATTGATATGCACTACTATTGtatgcataaccaataaatatacagtcaaccgttttaggccaaatttttacttgttttggcttaggtacttctaatttagccaaacacccccacactttgaggTATTGGTAAGAAGGTTTATGACCTTTCCACTGTTCATATGGTGTCTCATCTTTTCCTTTGATTGGAATCTTGTTTAGAATGTGAGTTGTTGAGAGAATCGCTTCACCCCACATATTTTGAGATAAACCAGAATTTATTAACAACGCGTTCATCATTTCCTTTCATGTTCGATTTTTGCGTTCTGCAACGCCATTGGATTGAGGTGAGTAAGGGGCTgtcgtttgatgaatgatgcccgaagttgagcaaaattcttcaaaaggagccacataCTCTCCACCTCTATCACTTCGAATCATTTTTATCTTTGAACTTTGTTGATTTTCAATTTCAgtcttatatttcttgaaagcttCAATTGCTTGATCtttgcttttcaataaatatacataacaaaatctggtgcaatcatcaatgaatgttataaagtacttatttccacctcgtgtttgtaccatttttaaatcacatacatcagtATGTATTAATTCAAGTGACGTAGTACTTCTCGTGACATTATGAAATGGAGCTCTAACCATTTTTGcttcaacacaaatctcacaCTTATGTTATGGATTTCTTTTAAACATAggtattatatttaaatttgcaaGTCTTTGCAAcgtgttgaagttaacatgtcctaatcgtTCATGCCATATATCATATCTTTCAGTCAAGTAAGCAGAACCAAAAACTTTATTCTTCCCCTCAGGGCGGAtaacattcattacattcaaTTTAAAGAGACCACTATCTTGGTACCCTTTACCAACAAATACATCGGATTTTGTTAATACAAATTTATCAGACTCAAACACCATTCTAAAGCCTGCCTTGCTCAAGAGAGAACCCAAAACTAAGTTCTTCCGAATATCTGGCACATGCAGCACATTCTTGAGCGTCACCTCTTTGCCCGAGGTCATCTTCAATACCACATTTCCCATTCCAACAACTTCAGACGTTGCGGAGTTTCCCATGAACAACTTTTGATCCCCAACAGTGACATAGGTGGAATACATATCTTTATCGACACAAATGTGGCTCGTAGAGCCGGTATCAATCCACCATCCTCTCGGTTTATCCACCATGTTGGTCTCACAAATAACGGCACTTAAATCAATATCAGAAATTGCTAAAGGTACATACCTTTGTTCAACAAAATTTGATTGATTTCGTTTCTGAtttgtgttgttttttttttggaattcaGCAATCCCTTGCCATATGATTCGGtttgccacagttgtagcaCTTTCCTTGGAATTTCTTCGCTTTTCTCTTTTGCTTTCCATCATGGGGTCTCTTCCTCTTTTTACTCATACTAGACTCCGTCAGATTTGCTTTGGCCTCGGTTTCCATCATCTTTTTATGTGACTTGGCCTCGGTATTTCTGTTATCCTCCTCAATACGAAGTCGCACTATAAGATCTTCAAGTTTCAACTCCTTACGTTTGTGCTTAAGGTAGTTTTTGAAGTCTTTCCACAGTGGAGGCAACTTCTCAATGATAGACGCGACttggaatggttcattgatttccatTCCTTCGGCCAATAAGTCATGCAAGATGATTTGTATCTCTTGCATTTGACTCATCACAGTTTTGGAGTCTacctgtgagacctcgattctaatcatctaattagTAATAATCCAAACTAAATCATACAAGAACCAAGAtggaaaacaaataaaaaaaattatttttttttgctgatgaacagtgcccgctcgatcggttaattcttaccgatcgagcgatcgAGAATTCCAGTTTCTTTGCCCAAACTAAAACAGGATCTCCGCTCGATcagtaaaatcttaccgatcgagcgggcacaaaaTATCAAAACCTCTGCCTCGCTgaaaggggtgctcgctcgatcggtaagagtctgccgatcgagcgagatgcccTGCCCAGAAAactctgtttttttttctttcaaaattctttttccaactcaatccaatatcaatctaacatgctcaaATCTGAATTCAACAACATGCAATCAACATACAAACTTCAACACTCATCATTCATAATCGATTATAATATTCCatacttcaaaatcaaatacaatacattcgaattctaacatgatttcaaaacataaactagattggcatgcatttccaattctaactcgaagtctcacttctaatcttcattctcgttctatccctgtcgtctctgactcgatcctgccccacctgttgccaagtacacatacaaacaaagacaacagctggataatccgatgagaattgATATTTctagtaaaagagactatcatgcagtataaatcaaacatatcaatcaaaCTTATCAATCAAAACTTGTATCAATCCAAGTCATATATCAACTttagatataaatcaagtaaacatatcaagtcatgacatatatcaacttccatatatctatcacatcaagatagaattcaagtaattaatccaagtactgaattaaaataatatgcatgtctttaaaacttctggattatcaaactcagataatcaaatggaattcttctttctttctttattcggtttgggatcccgaagttaaaatatccaataatcacaccgaactcccctctcgaggtggacgaggcatattttaatcctctagactccagagcattatagagaatttatttgacaaggtataaaatctccaaccaggtcactcaactacaatctctagatcgtctaatcaaattaaaatgaatcaaggctcaatatgaatgcatatgtcatctcatgcattctaatatcatttcaatcatcaattcagataagcattcaatcatgctttcattcatcaattcaaataatcattcaatcatgcttccaaataaacattcaatcatgattccaattaagcattcaatcatgcaagtatgtgatttcttcggaacacttgAATCAAGtcgaattcgagttaatcgttccattcaagtctaagtcatcttttaccttattcgcttcgaaggtacttcaatctgaaatcaataataaggataataatcaatatccaatcaaattcattcaaaac comes from Henckelia pumila isolate YLH828 chromosome 4, ASM3356847v2, whole genome shotgun sequence and encodes:
- the LOC140862906 gene encoding uncharacterized protein; amino-acid sequence: MLFSLTTLNLSRFLKEDPPIVVDGDSDTQRRTAVDAWNHSDFLCRHYILNGLDDTLYSVYSSVKTAKKLWNSLEKKYKTEDAGIKKFVVGKFLDFKMMIRIEVSQVDSKTVMSQMQEIQIILHDLLAEGMEINEPFQVASIIEKLPPLWKDFKNYLKHKRKELKLEDLIVRLRIEEDNRNTEAKSHKKMMETEAKANLTESSMSKKRKRPHDGKQKRKAKKFQGKCYNCGKPNHMARDC